Proteins encoded within one genomic window of Solibaculum mannosilyticum:
- a CDS encoding SH3 domain-containing protein — translation MYHYRLAENQDHSYDLIISVDRYHAEFGLDILSNLKAKKPYQDLSRFIREKSKDIRIKSVKLLVAGVMVASVPFGMFFPAEAAGSKFNMTYLYGGSVSQQIEQVKKVGSFNTVSPSYFDIDSAGKLVLNNVSTQLIEEMHSMGVKVVPMLSNHWDRRGGQLALKDPEGLASQIAGYVEQYNLDGVNVDIENVTHNERDAYTRLVARLRELIPQDKEVSVAVAANPNGWNTGWHGSYDYEALGRHADYLMIMAYDEHWQGSEAGPVASIGFVDRSIQYALERVPAEKIVVGVPFFGRIWSQDGAFNGNGVGINTVESIVRDFNAKVTYDETTQSPKAEFTVREGDKTITINGKRLTPGNYTIWYEDERSLEEKTELVHKYDLKGLGSWALGQATDNVLGNLSSWLEYSDEGVEGDTVLFGRVTATSLRVREEPTTDSAVIDGFQQGDIVTIVGTQSGWYQVRLADGRLGFVSALYIEIQPPAAVETRTGYITGDRVRVRESATTESAILEHVNRGDTVTVHGKEQNGWFHVELAGGVKGYVSGDYISFTEPVVTRTGYITGDRVRVRESATTESAILEHVNRGDAVTVYGEAENGWFQVELTSGVKGYVSADYVTFTQTGQVTATSLRVRQSATTDSKTLGYLKQGQTVTILEDTGTGWYRVELPDGLTGYVSADYVVVR, via the coding sequence ATGTATCATTATCGTCTGGCGGAGAACCAGGATCACAGTTATGATCTCATCATCTCGGTAGACCGCTATCATGCGGAATTTGGATTGGATATCCTCTCCAACCTGAAGGCCAAAAAGCCCTATCAGGATCTGTCCCGTTTTATCCGGGAGAAGTCCAAGGATATCCGCATCAAAAGCGTCAAATTGCTGGTGGCGGGGGTCATGGTGGCATCGGTGCCCTTCGGCATGTTTTTTCCAGCAGAGGCGGCCGGCTCTAAATTCAATATGACCTACCTGTACGGTGGTTCCGTCAGCCAGCAGATCGAACAGGTCAAAAAGGTGGGATCCTTCAACACCGTCTCCCCCAGCTATTTTGACATCGATTCGGCAGGCAAGCTGGTGCTGAACAATGTAAGCACTCAGCTGATCGAGGAGATGCACAGCATGGGTGTTAAGGTGGTGCCCATGCTCAGCAACCATTGGGACCGCCGCGGGGGACAATTGGCCCTTAAGGATCCGGAAGGCCTTGCGAGCCAGATCGCCGGTTATGTAGAGCAGTACAATTTGGACGGCGTCAATGTGGACATTGAGAACGTCACCCACAACGAGCGGGATGCCTATACCCGTCTGGTGGCCCGGCTGCGTGAGCTTATCCCGCAGGATAAGGAGGTATCGGTGGCCGTGGCGGCCAATCCCAACGGATGGAACACCGGATGGCACGGGTCCTACGATTATGAGGCCCTGGGCAGGCACGCCGACTACCTGATGATTATGGCCTACGATGAGCATTGGCAGGGGAGCGAAGCAGGCCCCGTGGCCAGCATTGGGTTTGTGGACCGGTCCATTCAGTATGCTCTGGAACGGGTGCCGGCTGAAAAGATTGTGGTGGGAGTTCCCTTTTTCGGGCGTATCTGGAGCCAGGACGGCGCGTTTAACGGCAACGGCGTAGGCATTAATACGGTAGAAAGCATCGTCCGGGACTTTAACGCCAAAGTGACCTACGACGAGACAACTCAGTCTCCCAAGGCGGAATTCACCGTCCGGGAGGGGGATAAGACCATCACCATCAACGGCAAACGCCTGACGCCGGGGAATTATACCATCTGGTACGAGGATGAACGGTCATTGGAGGAAAAAACGGAGCTGGTACACAAGTACGATCTCAAGGGATTGGGATCGTGGGCGTTGGGTCAGGCCACCGACAACGTGCTGGGGAATCTCTCTTCGTGGCTGGAGTACTCCGACGAGGGGGTAGAGGGGGATACCGTCCTGTTTGGACGTGTGACGGCCACCTCCTTGCGCGTCCGGGAGGAGCCTACTACCGACAGCGCCGTCATCGACGGATTCCAGCAAGGGGATATTGTCACCATCGTGGGGACGCAAAGCGGATGGTACCAGGTGCGTCTGGCCGACGGAAGATTGGGTTTTGTCAGCGCCCTTTATATTGAAATCCAGCCGCCCGCAGCTGTGGAGACCCGGACGGGATATATCACCGGGGACCGGGTACGGGTGCGGGAATCGGCTACTACTGAGAGTGCCATTCTGGAACACGTAAACCGAGGCGACACCGTGACCGTGCATGGAAAAGAGCAGAATGGATGGTTCCACGTGGAACTGGCAGGAGGGGTAAAGGGATATGTCAGTGGGGACTATATCAGCTTTACCGAGCCGGTAGTGACCCGGACGGGATATATCACTGGAGACCGGGTACGGGTGCGGGAATCGGCTACCACTGAGAGTGCCATTCTGGAACACGTAAACCGGGGCGATGCCGTAACCGTGTATGGGGAGGCGGAAAACGGGTGGTTCCAAGTGGAATTGACAAGCGGCGTAAAGGGATATGTCAGCGCCGACTATGTGACGTTCACCCAGACAGGCCAAGTGACTGCCACATCCCTGCGCGTGAGACAGTCAGCTACCACCGACAGCAAAACCCTAGGCTATTTAAAGCAAGGGCAAACCGTCACCATCCTGGAGGATACCGGCACCGGCTGGTACCGGGTGGAATTGCCCGATGGCTTGACTGGTTACGTCAGCGCCGATTATGTCGTGGTGCGTTAG